A portion of the Marinobacter alexandrii genome contains these proteins:
- a CDS encoding PorP/SprF family type IX secretion system membrane protein codes for MKRLIIHITIACIAFSFLVGNAQQTAGFSQYYMNPFLLNPAAAGTGDTQAFLQYRNQWINIDGSPETYAFTLDGKLKRHPVGLGITFLNDVTNFINRTNLGITSSYILKLAKDHELSFGMTFMLIQNRVDFDKVIAQDFSDPNLFSSIDQKPVFELNSGLQYRWKGGLGLGIVADQLLQSELTYEDPATFGSLSFALIRHYTAILNYDIKINENFGVEPILIGRVAQGLPSQYDASLYGKYKDILWLGAAYRDQIGWAYSLGFNVFDNLRVGYTYELSTTGLDRIGGPTHELAVGWNFGKSLFGDGVSGGIAEQKDREGIKKLRRKNDEIDAKLDSINKLSDSQYVILQAKLDSINEINKFQQEEINALSIDFQGVGESLNGRPIESNDGITDEQEAILERYNISSEGYIPSIIKSRNILFGAGKHKIDPIYSRKLDELVQWLVINESVKLKLVGHADASGNPLPALKLSEKRVQEVKNYLVRRNVSEERIATEVEGSTAALSQGDAAVNRKFNRRVEILLDE; via the coding sequence ATGAAACGCCTGATAATACATATAACTATTGCCTGTATTGCATTTTCATTTTTAGTTGGGAATGCACAGCAAACAGCTGGGTTTAGTCAATACTATATGAATCCCTTCTTACTTAATCCTGCAGCAGCAGGTACAGGTGATACCCAAGCTTTTCTTCAGTATAGAAATCAATGGATTAACATAGATGGGTCTCCTGAAACTTATGCTTTCACTTTGGATGGAAAGTTGAAAAGACATCCTGTTGGTTTAGGGATAACCTTTCTCAATGACGTCACTAATTTTATTAATCGTACAAATTTGGGGATCACCTCATCATATATCCTCAAACTTGCCAAAGATCACGAGTTATCGTTTGGAATGACATTCATGCTTATCCAGAATAGAGTTGATTTTGATAAAGTAATAGCGCAAGATTTTTCCGATCCAAACCTTTTTTCTAGTATAGATCAAAAACCTGTTTTCGAGTTGAATTCAGGCCTGCAATATAGATGGAAAGGTGGGTTGGGTTTAGGAATTGTTGCAGATCAATTACTACAAAGTGAATTGACTTATGAAGATCCAGCTACGTTCGGTTCATTGAGTTTTGCATTGATTAGACATTATACAGCAATCCTCAATTATGATATAAAAATCAATGAAAATTTTGGTGTTGAACCAATTTTGATTGGAAGAGTTGCTCAAGGTCTTCCAAGTCAATATGACGCAAGCTTGTACGGGAAATATAAAGATATTCTATGGCTGGGTGCTGCTTACAGAGACCAGATAGGATGGGCCTATTCACTAGGTTTTAACGTTTTTGACAACCTAAGAGTAGGATATACTTATGAATTGTCAACAACAGGTTTGGATCGAATCGGAGGCCCCACGCATGAACTCGCGGTTGGATGGAATTTTGGTAAATCGCTGTTTGGCGATGGCGTGAGTGGAGGTATTGCAGAGCAAAAGGACAGGGAAGGAATCAAAAAATTGAGACGGAAAAATGATGAAATTGATGCTAAATTAGATTCAATCAATAAGTTAAGTGACTCACAATATGTGATCCTTCAAGCGAAACTGGATTCAATCAATGAGATCAATAAATTTCAACAGGAGGAGATTAATGCCCTAAGTATTGATTTTCAAGGGGTGGGAGAGTCGTTAAATGGAAGACCCATTGAAAGCAATGATGGAATAACGGATGAACAGGAAGCGATTTTGGAGCGCTACAATATATCATCCGAAGGATACATTCCAAGTATCATTAAAAGTAGAAATATTTTATTTGGTGCTGGAAAGCATAAAATCGACCCCATTTACAGTAGGAAGCTGGATGAACTTGTCCAATGGTTGGTAATAAATGAGTCCGTTAAACTCAAATTAGTGGGACATGCTGATGCGTCAGGGAACCCATTGCCAGCTTTAAAATTATCTGAAAAACGTGTTCAGGAGGTGAAAAATTATCTGGTAAGAAGAAATGTGTCAGAAGAACGAATCGCTACAGAAGTAGAAGGTAGTACGGCTGCCTTGTCACAAGGAGACGCAGCTGTCAATAGAAAATTCAATCGGAGGGTAGAGATATTGTTGGATGAATAA